In the genome of Gemmatimonadota bacterium, one region contains:
- a CDS encoding aspartate ammonia-lyase, with product MPRTPEPSVRMERDPLGTREVPAGALYGIQTLRALENFPISGLKPLPAFVDAVVQIKRAAALANGESGRLPRDLADAIIAAADEVLAGAHRDQFVVDVYQAGAGTSHNMNVNEVLANLANERLGHARGTYAPVHPNDHVNMAQSTNDVIPTAIRLGVLTELTPFAQAAKALATALTDQGGAFDHIIKAGRTHLQDAMPIRLGQEFAAWGHTMTRALQRVLQSADFLRDLGIGGTAVGTGVNAERSYPSRVIAHLKQSCGFALREGTDRVQLMQSMGDVAAFSGALRAFALDLSKIASDLRLLASGPRTGLAEIVLPAVQPGSSIMPGKVNPSVPEMVNQVCFQVMGNDAAVAIAAEHGQLELNVMMPVIAHNVLFSMEILRRAVETLNVRCVQGIAADEAMCAYWVERSAALATALAPSIGYARAAELSKASVASGELIRDLAAREQVLPPNELREMLDLRRLTELGVPGQPDKP from the coding sequence ATGCCGCGCACGCCGGAACCTTCGGTGCGCATGGAGCGCGACCCGCTTGGCACCCGCGAGGTGCCGGCTGGCGCGCTCTACGGCATTCAGACGCTACGCGCGCTCGAGAATTTTCCGATCAGCGGACTCAAGCCGCTCCCGGCCTTCGTGGATGCCGTCGTGCAAATCAAGCGGGCGGCTGCATTGGCCAACGGCGAGAGCGGTCGGCTCCCGCGTGATCTCGCCGACGCTATTATCGCGGCTGCCGACGAGGTGCTGGCCGGCGCGCATCGCGACCAGTTCGTGGTGGACGTGTATCAAGCGGGAGCGGGCACGTCGCACAACATGAATGTCAACGAGGTGCTCGCCAACCTCGCCAACGAACGGCTCGGCCACGCGCGCGGCACCTACGCCCCCGTGCATCCGAATGATCACGTCAACATGGCGCAGTCCACCAATGACGTGATTCCCACGGCCATCCGGCTCGGCGTGCTCACCGAACTCACGCCATTCGCTCAGGCGGCCAAGGCCCTCGCCACCGCGCTCACCGACCAAGGCGGTGCGTTCGACCACATCATCAAGGCCGGGCGCACCCATTTGCAGGACGCGATGCCCATTCGGCTCGGGCAAGAGTTCGCCGCGTGGGGGCACACCATGACGCGTGCGCTCCAGCGCGTCCTACAATCGGCGGATTTTCTGCGCGACCTCGGCATCGGCGGCACGGCCGTCGGAACTGGCGTCAACGCGGAGCGCTCGTACCCGTCACGCGTCATCGCACACCTCAAACAGTCGTGTGGCTTCGCGTTGCGCGAGGGCACCGACCGCGTGCAGCTGATGCAGTCCATGGGGGACGTCGCGGCGTTCAGTGGAGCACTGCGGGCCTTTGCGTTGGATCTCTCAAAGATCGCCTCTGATCTTCGTCTGCTCGCGAGTGGGCCGCGCACCGGCCTTGCCGAAATCGTGCTCCCCGCGGTGCAGCCTGGTTCGAGCATCATGCCGGGCAAGGTGAATCCGTCCGTGCCGGAGATGGTCAACCAGGTCTGCTTTCAGGTCATGGGAAACGACGCCGCGGTGGCTATTGCCGCCGAGCACGGTCAGCTCGAACTGAACGTGATGATGCCCGTCATTGCCCATAACGTCCTCTTTTCGATGGAGATTCTCCGGCGTGCCGTCGAGACACTCAACGTCCGCTGCGTGCAGGGAATCGCGGCCGATGAGGCGATGTGCGCCTACTGGGTCGAACGGTCGGCGGCCCTCGCCACGGCGCTGGCGCCGAGCATCGGTTACGCCCGGGCGGCGGAGCTGTCCAAGGCCTCGGTGGCCAGCGGGGAGTTGATTCGTGACCTCGCGGCTCGGGAACAGGTACTCCCGCCGAACGAGTTGCGGGAGATGCTCGACCTCCGGCGCCTCACGGAGCTGGGCGTCCCAGGCCAGCCAGACAAACCGTAG
- a CDS encoding Rrf2 family transcriptional regulator: MRITTWAEYGVICAIHLARRANDGPVTGREIATTEHLPADYVEQILLRLRRADIVHSTRGAKGGYALARPATEITVKDILAGAELGTFDIQCDRHPVSEERCSASGDCSVRPVWQMLQRRIEDVLESVRLSDLLQPEAVVRAQVGLPVLSD, translated from the coding sequence ATGCGCATTACCACGTGGGCTGAGTACGGTGTCATCTGCGCGATCCACCTCGCGCGACGGGCGAACGACGGGCCGGTCACCGGACGAGAGATCGCGACAACGGAGCATCTCCCCGCGGATTACGTGGAGCAGATCCTCCTCCGCCTGCGTCGCGCCGACATCGTGCACAGCACGCGTGGCGCCAAGGGCGGGTACGCACTCGCGCGGCCCGCGACCGAAATCACGGTCAAAGACATCCTTGCCGGTGCGGAACTTGGCACCTTCGACATTCAGTGTGACCGCCACCCTGTGAGCGAAGAACGCTGTTCGGCCTCCGGTGACTGCAGTGTGCGTCCCGTGTGGCAAATGCTGCAGCGCCGCATTGAGGACGTCCTGGAGAGCGTGCGGCTGAGCGATCTGCTCCAACCAGAAGCGGTTGTGCGCGCACAGGTCGGCCTTCCTGTGCTCAGCGACTGA
- the smpB gene encoding SsrA-binding protein SmpB yields the protein MVSKPAAPQSKDDPKAVEPIARNKRARFEYEILDTWEAGIVLTGTEVKSLRAGKANITDAYGIVKDGELWLLNANIAQYEMGNRFNHEATRTRKLLLHSREISRLIGAVERQGLTLVALDLYFKGGRAKVKIALARGKKLHDKRADLREKDDKRDMARAMKVRG from the coding sequence ATTGTGTCCAAACCAGCCGCTCCCCAATCCAAGGACGATCCCAAGGCCGTAGAGCCGATCGCGCGCAACAAGCGCGCTCGGTTCGAATACGAGATCTTGGATACCTGGGAAGCGGGCATCGTTCTGACCGGCACCGAGGTGAAATCGCTGCGGGCTGGCAAGGCCAACATTACCGACGCGTACGGCATCGTGAAGGACGGCGAGCTCTGGCTGCTCAATGCCAACATCGCCCAGTACGAAATGGGGAATCGTTTCAATCACGAAGCGACCCGCACCCGGAAGTTGCTTCTCCACTCCCGAGAAATCAGTCGGCTCATTGGAGCGGTGGAGCGTCAGGGGCTCACCCTCGTCGCGCTCGACCTCTACTTCAAGGGCGGACGTGCCAAAGTCAAAATTGCCCTCGCCCGAGGCAAGAAGCTTCACGATAAACGCGCCGACCTCCGCGAAAAGGACGACAAGCGCGACATGGCGCGCGCGATGAAGGTGCGCGGATGA
- a CDS encoding N-acetylmuramoyl-L-alanine amidase: MTVGLGFLLSLGVLAQSDSIAVRSATRDTAVAAVATASGPALRAALALPVVGVRVTADGQGRWKLSHGTSVVTLVDGVPFASDGTSNFPLAAPPVMRNGELLLPLSTLTALVPKLGADVHWSAERRELRSGAVRDVRDVRDVRAVAAAAPPLAPATLPAPEKVVPPVTNAVTPRKTPRAAAQHRVVVDAGHGGPDNGMKGPLGGRITLYEKDITLAVSKKLAGELEARGIEVIMTRSTDTLIALSDRGRIANQRHGDLFISVHVNAANPGWKDPSGARGFETYFLSDAKTEDERRVAQIENSSERFDSDGETGKADPLGFLIADMKQNEYLRESSDLASLIQARLRKSHPGPSRGVKQAGFRVLVTSFMPSVLVEIGFGSNPTEAAFISSAEGQRELAAAVADAAVEYLAHYERRAGASPGGRK; this comes from the coding sequence ATGACCGTCGGCCTCGGATTCCTCCTCTCGCTCGGCGTGCTCGCACAGTCCGATTCCATTGCCGTGCGTTCAGCCACGCGCGATACGGCCGTCGCGGCAGTCGCGACGGCATCGGGTCCGGCGCTCCGCGCGGCGCTCGCACTTCCGGTTGTTGGTGTGCGCGTCACGGCTGACGGGCAAGGGCGCTGGAAACTCTCGCACGGAACCAGTGTCGTGACCCTGGTGGACGGGGTTCCGTTCGCGTCCGATGGGACATCCAACTTTCCGCTGGCTGCGCCTCCGGTGATGCGCAACGGAGAACTGTTGCTCCCGCTCTCGACACTCACTGCGCTCGTGCCTAAGCTTGGTGCCGACGTGCATTGGAGCGCCGAGCGTCGTGAGCTTCGCTCGGGCGCCGTGCGCGACGTGCGCGACGTGCGCGACGTGCGCGCCGTTGCGGCCGCCGCGCCGCCACTCGCACCAGCGACGCTCCCCGCGCCTGAAAAAGTTGTTCCGCCGGTCACCAATGCCGTCACCCCGCGAAAGACGCCGCGTGCTGCTGCGCAGCACCGGGTGGTGGTGGACGCCGGCCACGGCGGCCCGGACAACGGCATGAAGGGTCCACTCGGCGGACGCATCACCTTGTACGAAAAAGACATCACGCTCGCGGTCTCAAAAAAACTGGCGGGGGAACTCGAGGCACGTGGCATCGAGGTCATCATGACCCGCTCAACCGATACGCTGATCGCGCTGTCCGATCGCGGACGCATCGCGAATCAACGGCATGGTGACCTGTTTATCTCCGTGCACGTGAACGCCGCGAATCCCGGTTGGAAGGACCCCTCGGGAGCACGAGGTTTTGAGACGTACTTCCTCTCGGATGCAAAAACCGAGGATGAACGCCGCGTGGCGCAAATCGAAAATTCATCGGAACGCTTTGATTCCGACGGCGAGACGGGGAAGGCGGATCCGCTCGGATTCCTCATTGCCGACATGAAGCAGAATGAATACTTGCGCGAGTCCAGCGATCTCGCCTCGCTCATTCAGGCCCGCTTGCGGAAGTCGCACCCCGGGCCGAGTCGTGGCGTCAAGCAGGCGGGGTTCCGCGTGTTGGTCACCTCGTTTATGCCGTCGGTGCTCGTGGAAATCGGATTTGGTTCCAACCCCACGGAGGCGGCCTTTATCTCGAGCGCCGAGGGGCAACGCGAACTCGCGGCCGCCGTTGCTGATGCGGCGGTGGAGTATCTCGCGCATTACGAGCGTCGCGCCGGTGCCTCGCCCGGAGGACGTAAGTGA
- a CDS encoding dihydroorotate dehydrogenase: protein MSDTTSVLSVAACGLQFQNPVMLAAGTAAYGRELNDVVQLEALGGLITKAVSLEPRHGNPAPRVADFEGGMINAIGLANPGVDEVRAHDLPWLAQSVQRARVLVNVVGRAVEEFGEVVARLDDAAGFQGYELNVSCPNTRAGGLEFGADPVALKDVVSRARAATRKPLFVKLSPTLPDIAAIAACAVDAGADGITVINTLPGLVIDVAARRPALGFGSGGVSGPGLRPVGVLATWKVRRAVKVPIIGVGGVSTAEDALQYLVAGATLVAVGTAALANPRVPERIVRDLTRWCRANQVPRITDIIGSLEWPS from the coding sequence GTGAGCGACACAACGTCGGTGCTCTCCGTTGCTGCGTGTGGTCTGCAGTTCCAGAATCCCGTCATGCTCGCCGCCGGCACGGCCGCGTACGGCCGTGAACTGAACGATGTGGTGCAACTCGAAGCGCTTGGTGGGCTGATCACGAAAGCCGTGAGTCTCGAACCGCGGCACGGGAATCCCGCGCCGCGCGTGGCGGACTTCGAGGGCGGCATGATCAACGCCATCGGGCTCGCCAATCCCGGCGTGGACGAGGTGCGTGCGCACGATCTCCCGTGGCTCGCGCAGTCGGTGCAGCGGGCCCGTGTGCTGGTGAACGTGGTTGGCCGCGCGGTGGAAGAGTTCGGCGAAGTGGTGGCGCGTCTTGACGATGCCGCGGGTTTTCAAGGATACGAGCTGAATGTGAGTTGCCCGAACACGCGCGCCGGTGGCCTGGAGTTCGGCGCTGACCCCGTGGCGCTCAAGGATGTGGTGTCGCGGGCGCGTGCGGCCACACGCAAGCCGCTCTTTGTGAAGCTGTCGCCGACGCTCCCTGATATCGCCGCCATCGCCGCCTGCGCGGTGGATGCCGGCGCGGATGGCATCACCGTGATCAACACACTTCCCGGATTAGTGATTGACGTCGCCGCTCGTCGGCCGGCACTGGGATTCGGATCCGGCGGCGTGAGCGGTCCTGGGCTGCGTCCCGTTGGGGTGCTGGCCACTTGGAAAGTGCGTCGCGCGGTGAAGGTTCCCATTATCGGCGTCGGCGGTGTGTCCACCGCTGAAGATGCGCTGCAGTATCTGGTCGCCGGCGCGACCCTCGTGGCCGTCGGCACCGCCGCACTCGCCAATCCCCGTGTTCCGGAGCGCATCGTGCGCGATCTCACGCGTTGGTGTCGTGCGAATCAGGTGCCGCGGATCACAGATATCATCGGTTCGCTCGAGTGGCCCTCGTGA
- the pyrF gene encoding orotidine-5'-phosphate decarboxylase, with translation MSVSPLTPQPIVALDVPTLVDAQQLVARLGDRADYYKVGLQLFTAVGPRVVEWLRSQDKRVFLDLKLHDIPNTVRGAAESAAHSGVSLLTVHAHGGEAMVRAAVEGAGEHTGILAVTVLTSMDAPALGTVLGREVDVAAEVLRYAGVASAAGAHGVVCAGSECAAVRARYADLRPLVPGIRAAGGATHDQARVVTPREASRAGAAYVIFGRAVTASPDPAAAYAALTAELASA, from the coding sequence GTGAGTGTATCTCCTCTGACACCGCAGCCCATCGTAGCGCTCGATGTGCCAACCCTCGTGGACGCGCAGCAGTTGGTCGCGCGACTCGGCGACCGCGCCGACTACTACAAGGTCGGCTTGCAGTTGTTCACTGCCGTGGGGCCGCGAGTGGTGGAGTGGCTGCGCTCGCAGGACAAGCGCGTATTTCTCGATCTCAAACTGCACGACATTCCGAACACCGTGCGCGGCGCCGCCGAGAGCGCGGCGCATTCCGGCGTGTCGTTGCTTACCGTGCACGCGCACGGTGGCGAGGCGATGGTGCGCGCGGCTGTTGAGGGGGCGGGGGAGCACACGGGGATTCTTGCGGTCACGGTGCTGACGTCCATGGACGCTCCTGCGCTGGGGACAGTGCTCGGGCGTGAGGTCGATGTCGCGGCCGAAGTGTTGCGCTATGCGGGGGTGGCCTCTGCGGCCGGCGCGCATGGGGTGGTTTGCGCTGGGAGTGAGTGCGCGGCGGTACGCGCTCGGTATGCAGATCTTCGTCCGTTAGTGCCCGGCATTCGCGCCGCGGGGGGCGCGACGCACGATCAAGCGCGCGTCGTCACACCGCGCGAAGCGTCGCGTGCCGGAGCGGCGTACGTCATCTTCGGCCGAGCCGTCACGGCGTCTCCGGATCCAGCAGCGGCCTACGCCGCGTTGACCGCCGAACTGGCATCGGCGTAG
- the rpmJ gene encoding 50S ribosomal protein L36, which produces MKVRTSVKPICEHCKVVNRRGVTRIICKRNPKHKQRQG; this is translated from the coding sequence GTGAAAGTTCGCACGAGCGTCAAGCCGATTTGCGAGCACTGTAAGGTGGTCAACCGCCGCGGTGTTACTCGCATCATCTGCAAGCGCAATCCAAAGCACAAGCAGCGACAGGGCTAA
- the rpsM gene encoding 30S ribosomal protein S13 produces MARIAGVDLPREKKVEIGLTYIYGIGRVTSRRILEAAGVNPEQRVKDLSDSDVNKLRQEIEKTYRVEGALRTEIAMNIKRLMDIGSYRGIRHRRGLPVRGQRTHTNARTKKGPRRAIAGKKKVTK; encoded by the coding sequence ATGGCGCGTATTGCAGGCGTCGATCTCCCCCGCGAGAAAAAGGTCGAGATCGGACTCACTTACATCTACGGCATTGGTCGCGTGACCAGCCGTCGGATCCTCGAGGCTGCGGGTGTGAACCCGGAGCAGCGCGTGAAGGATCTTTCCGACTCCGACGTGAATAAGCTGCGTCAGGAAATCGAAAAGACCTATCGGGTCGAAGGTGCTTTGCGCACTGAGATCGCGATGAACATTAAGCGCCTGATGGACATCGGGTCGTATCGGGGCATTCGCCACCGCCGCGGTCTGCCGGTCCGTGGGCAGCGCACGCACACCAATGCGCGCACAAAGAAGGGTCCGCGCCGCGCAATCGCTGGTAAGAAGAAGGTGACCAAGTAA
- the rpsK gene encoding 30S ribosomal protein S11, producing the protein MAIGKKSKRVVDAEGIAHVSATFNNTTITITDAHGNAVAWGSSGKAGFKGSKKSTPFAATVAAEQCAREAMTAGVRRVHVKVQGPGSGRESAIQALAAAGLQVKSIKDVTPIPHNGCRPPKRRRV; encoded by the coding sequence ATGGCTATCGGAAAGAAGTCCAAGCGCGTGGTGGATGCCGAAGGCATCGCCCACGTCAGCGCAACGTTCAACAACACGACCATCACGATCACCGACGCACATGGCAACGCCGTGGCGTGGGGTTCGTCCGGCAAGGCGGGCTTCAAGGGTTCCAAGAAGTCCACGCCGTTCGCCGCGACGGTTGCCGCCGAGCAGTGCGCTCGCGAGGCGATGACCGCTGGTGTGCGCCGCGTACATGTGAAGGTGCAGGGCCCGGGCTCTGGTCGCGAAAGCGCGATCCAGGCGCTCGCCGCCGCCGGCCTGCAGGTCAAGTCCATCAAGGATGTGACGCCCATCCCCCACAACGGCTGCCGTCCGCCGAAGCGTCGGAGGGTCTAA
- the rpsD gene encoding 30S ribosomal protein S4: MRYTGPSCRQCRREGTKLFLKGTKCFTEKCPVERRPYAPGQHGPNAAGRRRKVSEYAKQLREKQKIKRIYGVSEKQFRNTFEKVSGLPGITGHNLLAALESRLDNMVYRMGFAASRKAARQLIRHRHIEVNAKTVDVASFNVQPGQEIRMRQKSRELVIVAAALEQAARGATPSWLAVDKGSFSGRMLERPQRAAIPIAAQEQLVVELYSK; the protein is encoded by the coding sequence ATGCGTTATACAGGTCCCAGCTGTCGTCAGTGCCGCCGCGAAGGCACCAAGCTGTTCCTCAAGGGCACCAAGTGCTTCACCGAGAAGTGCCCGGTGGAACGCCGTCCGTATGCGCCGGGCCAGCACGGTCCGAACGCCGCCGGTCGCCGTCGCAAGGTGAGCGAGTACGCCAAGCAGCTTCGTGAGAAGCAGAAGATTAAGCGCATCTATGGCGTGTCGGAGAAGCAGTTCCGCAACACGTTTGAGAAGGTGAGCGGGTTGCCGGGTATCACCGGTCACAACTTGCTGGCCGCGCTCGAAAGCCGCCTCGATAACATGGTGTACCGTATGGGTTTTGCCGCCAGCCGTAAGGCCGCGCGTCAGCTCATTCGCCACCGTCACATCGAAGTGAATGCGAAGACGGTGGACGTGGCGAGCTTCAACGTGCAGCCGGGGCAGGAAATCCGGATGCGTCAGAAGTCGCGCGAACTCGTCATCGTCGCGGCCGCGCTCGAGCAGGCGGCACGCGGAGCCACGCCGAGCTGGTTGGCCGTGGACAAGGGCTCGTTCAGCGGGCGGATGCTGGAACGTCCGCAGCGCGCAGCCATTCCGATTGCCGCGCAGGAACAGCTCGTCGTCGAACTGTACTCGAAGTAA
- a CDS encoding DNA-directed RNA polymerase subunit alpha: protein MVQAIDLRGLVRPQLVEATKREDNPNIAEFRLQPLERGFGHTLGNAMRRMLLSSLRGSAVWGFRIDGVLHEHQTIVGVSEDVHQIIGNLKTLVLALDNEVEETILRINVKKAGPVTAGDIESTGGCKIVNPKHHLFTMQDDKDLSVELYVNRGRGYVESDQHPTDRSLPVDLVRIDSIYSPVKRVNFSVSETRVGQRTDYDRLVLTVETDGTVTPEEAVSYAAALAQTHFQYFVGFGSHSAAPVAGGEYNGSDAARLAALFKTPIDDLELSVRSVNSLKNHNVRTMGDLVQLTTKQFGEVRNFGKKSLQEIADLLEREGLNFGMRFEDTGDGVRVSDWGTPPKEAVAAAPDDVNEE, encoded by the coding sequence ATGGTTCAAGCAATCGATCTCCGCGGGCTCGTCCGTCCGCAGCTCGTCGAGGCGACGAAGCGCGAGGACAACCCGAACATCGCCGAGTTCCGTCTGCAGCCGCTCGAGCGCGGCTTCGGTCACACCCTCGGCAACGCCATGCGTCGCATGCTGCTGTCGTCACTGCGCGGCTCTGCCGTGTGGGGCTTCCGCATTGACGGCGTGCTGCATGAGCACCAGACGATCGTTGGCGTCTCTGAGGACGTGCACCAGATCATCGGTAACCTCAAGACGCTCGTGCTCGCCCTCGACAACGAAGTCGAAGAGACCATCCTTCGCATCAACGTTAAGAAGGCCGGCCCTGTGACCGCGGGCGACATTGAGTCGACCGGCGGCTGCAAGATCGTCAATCCCAAGCACCATCTGTTCACCATGCAGGACGACAAAGATCTTTCCGTCGAACTGTACGTGAACCGTGGGCGCGGCTATGTCGAGTCGGATCAGCACCCGACCGACCGCTCGCTCCCAGTCGATCTCGTTCGCATCGACTCCATTTATTCGCCGGTCAAGCGCGTGAACTTCTCGGTCTCCGAGACCCGCGTTGGCCAGCGCACGGACTACGATCGCCTTGTCCTTACGGTCGAGACGGACGGGACTGTGACCCCCGAGGAAGCGGTGAGCTATGCCGCGGCCCTCGCGCAGACGCACTTTCAGTACTTCGTGGGCTTTGGCTCGCACAGCGCGGCCCCGGTGGCCGGCGGTGAGTACAACGGCTCCGATGCGGCCCGCTTGGCGGCGTTGTTCAAGACGCCGATCGACGACCTCGAGCTGTCGGTCCGCTCGGTGAACTCGCTCAAAAACCACAACGTCCGCACGATGGGCGATCTGGTGCAGCTCACCACCAAGCAGTTTGGTGAGGTGCGGAATTTTGGAAAGAAGTCGCTGCAGGAGATCGCCGATCTCCTCGAGCGTGAAGGGCTTAACTTTGGGATGCGGTTTGAGGATACGGGCGATGGCGTGCGCGTGAGCGATTGGGGCACGCCGCCGAAGGAAGCCGTCGCCGCCGCGCCTGACGACGTCAACGAGGAATAA
- the rplQ gene encoding 50S ribosomal protein L17, which produces MRHRKVGRSLRRTSEQKLALIRNLATSLIEQGAIETTEAKAKELRPFVEKLITKAKAGTLHARRLAGKHVTKRGAADKLFQELGPKFAKRAGGYTRILKTGHRKGDGAEMARIELMEG; this is translated from the coding sequence ATGCGGCACCGTAAGGTTGGCCGGTCTCTGCGCCGGACGAGCGAGCAAAAACTCGCCCTGATTCGTAACCTCGCCACGTCGCTCATCGAGCAGGGCGCGATCGAGACGACGGAAGCGAAGGCGAAGGAACTCCGTCCCTTTGTCGAGAAGCTCATCACCAAGGCCAAGGCCGGCACGCTCCACGCGCGCCGTCTGGCTGGCAAGCACGTCACCAAGCGCGGCGCTGCGGACAAGCTCTTCCAAGAGCTCGGTCCCAAGTTCGCCAAGCGGGCGGGCGGCTACACGCGCATTCTCAAAACCGGCCACCGCAAGGGTGACGGGGCTGAGATGGCGCGCATTGAACTGATGGAGGGCTGA
- the rpmB gene encoding 50S ribosomal protein L28, which produces MAPIARNVCYSCQKGVAFGNNVSHANNKTRRTWKPNLQVARIVRDGKTIKIKVCTRCLNAGKIQRAPRGAARIAAGIS; this is translated from the coding sequence ATGGCACCCATTGCCCGTAACGTCTGCTACAGCTGCCAGAAGGGGGTCGCCTTCGGCAACAATGTATCGCACGCCAATAACAAGACTCGTCGTACCTGGAAGCCGAACCTTCAGGTCGCTCGCATTGTTCGCGACGGCAAGACCATCAAGATCAAGGTCTGCACGCGCTGCCTGAACGCGGGCAAGATTCAGCGCGCTCCTCGTGGAGCCGCCCGAATCGCCGCCGGCATCTCCTGA
- the gmd gene encoding GDP-mannose 4,6-dehydratase: protein MRTALITGITGQDGSYLAELLLAKGYRVVGIVRRSSTTPYERIAHLVDRVELLSADLLDQTSLMDAISDCAPDEIYNLAAQSFVATSWTQPVLTGEFTAIGVTRILEAMKRAAPKARFYQASSSEQFGKVVETPQRESTPFYPRSPYGVAKVYGHWITVNYRESFGLYAVSGILFNHESPRRGLEFVTRKVTDAVARIKLGHANELRLGNLDSRRDWGFAGDYVDAMWRMLQQDEPDDYVIGTGETWSVQQLCEEAFTYADLDWREFVKLDKKYLRPAEVDLLVADPSKARAKLGWEPSVKFGALVRMMVDADLARHRVGPGNG from the coding sequence ATGCGCACTGCACTCATTACCGGCATCACGGGCCAAGACGGCTCTTACCTCGCCGAGCTTTTGCTCGCCAAGGGGTATCGTGTCGTCGGCATCGTACGCCGCAGTTCCACCACGCCCTACGAGCGCATTGCGCATCTCGTGGATCGCGTGGAGCTGCTGTCGGCGGATCTCCTCGATCAGACCTCTTTGATGGACGCGATCAGCGACTGCGCGCCCGACGAGATTTATAACCTTGCCGCGCAGAGTTTTGTGGCGACCTCGTGGACCCAGCCGGTGTTGACCGGCGAGTTCACCGCGATTGGCGTGACGCGCATTCTCGAAGCCATGAAGCGCGCGGCACCGAAGGCGCGCTTCTATCAGGCGAGCTCGAGCGAACAGTTCGGCAAAGTGGTGGAGACGCCGCAGCGTGAGAGCACGCCGTTCTATCCGCGCTCGCCGTATGGCGTGGCCAAGGTGTATGGCCACTGGATCACGGTGAACTACCGCGAATCGTTTGGCCTCTATGCCGTGAGCGGTATTCTGTTCAATCATGAGAGCCCGCGCCGCGGTCTTGAGTTCGTGACGCGCAAAGTCACTGACGCTGTCGCACGCATCAAGCTCGGTCACGCCAACGAACTGCGCCTCGGCAATCTCGACTCGCGGCGCGACTGGGGCTTTGCCGGCGATTACGTGGATGCGATGTGGCGCATGCTGCAGCAGGATGAGCCGGATGATTACGTCATCGGTACCGGCGAGACGTGGTCCGTGCAGCAGCTGTGCGAGGAGGCGTTTACCTATGCCGATCTCGACTGGCGCGAGTTTGTAAAGCTCGACAAGAAATATCTGCGCCCTGCGGAAGTGGATCTGCTGGTGGCTGATCCGTCGAAGGCGCGTGCCAAGTTGGGTTGGGAGCCAAGTGTGAAGTTCGGCGCCCTCGTGCGGATGATGGTGGACGCCGATCTGGCGCGTCACCGCGTCGGCCCGGGCAACGGCTGA